The Oryzias melastigma strain HK-1 linkage group LG6, ASM292280v2, whole genome shotgun sequence genome includes a window with the following:
- the LOC112151809 gene encoding trypsin, with translation MQDLGRFLLVLALICAGSHVRGSVIINGQLVPEGSMPYMVSVQSNKAHLCGGFLITENIVLTAAHCDIDLTHVVLGGNNLKNSNVKKIEISSKCKQKNYKDPGSGYDIMLLKLDSRAPIGNNINTIPLAEGNMNLENHQECFVAGWGLTESSNYPVDDLRMVNVSIINQQVCLNKWINLPANVICAGGYKTDKGFCQGDSGGPLVCNGKAVGIVSFNRNSNCKYPDVPNVYTDIRRYLLWIKNVLNNITCPM, from the exons ATGCAGGATCTGGGACGGTTTCTGCTTGTCCTCGCTCTGATCTGTGCAGGATCACACG TTCGTGGAAGTGTCATCATCAATGGACAACTTGTTCCAGAAGGTTCCATGCCGTACATGGTGTCTGTCCAGAGCAATAAGGCTCACCTGTGTGGAGGCTTTCTCATCACTGAGAACATTGTGCTCACTGCTGCTCACTGTGACAT TGATCTGACGCACGTCGTTCTGGGAGGAAACAACCTGAAGAACAGCAACGTcaagaaaattgaaatatcCAGCAAATGCAAgcagaaaaactacaaagatCCTGGATCAGGTTATGATATCATGCTCCTTAAA TTGGACAGCAGAGCTCCGATAGGGAACAACATTAACACCATTCCACTGGCAGAGGGGAACATGAACTTGGAGAACCATCAGGAGTGCTTTGTGGCTGGATGGGGTTTGACGGAGAGCAGTAACTATCCTGTGGATGACCTGAGGATGGTGAATGTGTCCATCATAAATCAGCAGGTCTGTTTGAACAAATGGATCAACCTTCCCGCCAACGTGATCTGTGCTGGTGGATATAAAACCGACAAAGGATTCTGTCAG GGGGATTCTGGAGGTCCTCTGGTGTGCAACGGCAAAGCAGTTGGCATCGTCTCTTTTAACAGAAACTCCAACTGCAAATACCCGGATGTGCCCAACGTCTACACAGACATCAGAAGATATCTTCTGTGGATCAAAAACGTCCTCAATAACATCACATGCCCCATGTGA